TTCATGTTCTTCACGAAAGGAATTGTATTCCTGTTGAAAAGAATCAaactttgaatttaattcagCATTTGTCACTATAGCTGAAAAGAAAAGGCATAAACTCGAAGGACCTTGGCACTCTGATATGATGAAATGCACGTCAGGAAATGGtccaaattttttattatccaAAAAAAAAGATGCAGGACAGCCTAAGAGTTTAAGGCTGAAATTTGATGTTCTATTGGAGTCTAAAGCGGGCAGGAATTCAGTGCGCCCATGTGACTGTCGACCTGCTTCAAATGTTTTGCTGATCATGCTGAACACTACTAATGTGACACCACAATTCTGATGAAACTTGATTGTTTTTTGGGAGTAAGCTTTCTTCACATGACACAAGTTATTGGAGAGAAATAGAGGGTAGGGTTAGATTTTATGATTTTCGGGACCAAGTTGTGTCGTTGTCTCAAAGCATGCATGTGTGACTAGAGGGATCTTTTGTAATGAGATCAAAGACCATGCCACAAATATAGCAGTTAGCAGTTCTGTTGAAAAATCAAAAGGGAGTTCTGATAACAtgttctttttaaaataaaaaatagatgtttaaaattaaaattagatataCAAAAGAAATATCTCAAACCAAATAGAAAGAATTCAGAAAAACAAAGCAAtatgattttatataaaaataccaAATGTCCagcaacaaaataaaaaatcaaaagctGGAACTTCGACTTTAACAAACACAtgacaaaagatgaaaagaaaataaatctcaaactttaataaagaaaaacagAGTAATACAAAGAAAATTTTTCTTCATCATCTTTTCAGAATGCTTTTACAAAAAATTACACTCTCTTTCTTACTCTTTTACATCACAATATCTTCCTTTTTATAGGCAAAGGAGAAGCCTTACAAAGCTTAACAATCCATACTTAGGTATGATCGCATTACTTGCCTTACTCAAAAATTTGTTTTGTCTAAATTTTCATCGAATACATCCTCAAAAATTTGTTTTGTCTAAATTCTCATCGAACACCTCCAATCAAAGAAACTTGTAGCAAAATAGCTCAGTTGCCAACAAGTTTTATTATGTTATAAGTACCATCATAGTTAGCATATGGTGCTTGCAGCCTCATGGTAATGTTTTTGTAGTTAATTTCTTGTATATTTTCTCTTGTGCAGCTTATATCTTTGTCTGAACAGAAATGGGTATAGAGGTGCATTCAAGCCATGCTTATGTTAGACTTGGACTATGAATCCAAACCTTGTCATCTGCAATGTAGTTCCAAAGATGGCGTTTCATCAGGAACTCCGATGAAAATGGCGGCTACATTTTCTAGAAAGAGCAATGAATTCTCTAGCTTTATTAATATTTGGTCACTGTTGTAGTTCTATAATCTTTATATATTGAAGTTTCCAAGACTTGTTTAACCATTGGGatcttttttcttaaataaacaAGTGAAATTTTTTACTGATTATGAAAGGATaccaattataaatttatgatgCATCATTCTTTGGTAGGTGGTCTTAAATAAGACATCAAAGTATTTACGTTGAGCAGGTTGTTGTTATAAAGTACATGTAATAGGTATGATGAGATGCTCAAGTTACTGGGCAGTAACTTGAACTTGATCACTTCACTCCATTTGAAGCATTGATTACTTGGGAAGCCCTTACTAGGTTTGAACTTTGAAGGTGATGCAATGATTCATCCCTGTCCATTGTAAGAAGGTTGAGCTTTTCTTTGTTCTTCACACCTTTCTTTATTTAGTATCATCTTGGGCTGACGACTTTTTTCTAGGTGAAGTTATTCAAGAAATAGAAGGGAACTGTGAAATATTAACATAGAAATATTACATCATGTGATAATAATTAAAGTTATattctttcaaaaaaataaataaatgttgcCTATTAACTAgtgataattataaaataggGGTAAAGtggacaaataaaaaaaataatagtgtTATATATGACTTCTAGCTAAATCGTTGGTGTTCCTTCTATCCTCAGAGTTTCAATGAGTTTTCCTATGGCTGTTGAATCGAGTCTACTGTAGGAGTTACGGTTTTTGCCGCTATGGCCACCGGTGGCTTGTTTGTTTTTTGTATCTGCATTGGCCTTGGGCCTTATTCTTATTGATCCATATTTAccttcgaaaaaaaaaaaaaaaaaagacgatATGGATAGAAATTTGGTAAGAGATGAGGAGATAATTGCTGATTATAATAGCGTAACATGATGAATAAATAGCACAAATGATCTGGCAACTTGCCTGTGATGAAAACATGGATAAAAGAATCGCTGAATTCATTGGGAACTCTATTCCCCTCGTGAACACTATAAAGATTTTAGAATAGGATATCTGATTTTTATATGTAATTCGAAAGTGCATCCCACGAATGATGATCTGTGTGAGCAAAGCATGCCCAGCAGCGGATGGACTCTTGGAGAAGCAAGAGGTGTCTTTAGACCTCAGCTTCTCGATTTTCATAATTCATTCTCATGATGGTCGCGGTAAATAGGAAGTGTTATGCTCCATAATAATATTTCCCTTCTATGTGAAGGATAGATTACATGCAGGTGTAGCACTGCCCTTAATGGGTCCGTGGATAGATCTTGCCATCTTCAACagtgaatatttatttaaaaaaaaaatgtcaaaACTCTAGAAATCGACTGCTTGAGCAGCAACCATCTGCAGATCATAAAGGGAAATCTGTAGACGTGAGAGCTATTGTCAATTATTGCCCCACGGCTATGGTAGGAGGCTTTTGCTTCATAAGGGGTATGAATTTGGCAATTGCAAATCCAGTTACGAGATAAAAAGACCTAGCAGCCCAATGGCAGATATTCGGAGAAGTCGTGATGCCCTCAGGACCTAGGCCTTTGTAATACAATCTATTTGCAATTCCTTCCAGAAATTACTAATagttttgcattaaaacaaaTTGCGATCGTCCATTGCCATCCCTTCCTTGATCATCAGATTCACATCTACCAAGAGATCTCAAAACCATGATAGATATAGCAGAATCACACCCTCTAttcttatctaataattttgatTCATCGGAATATACACCGTCATTATCATTGAAAACCGGGCCAAAGAAAGATAGAAGGGGAAAAGAAAAACAGGTGACAAGTAGTACTCTATACAGATTCAATACTCTATACCCAGCTGGAGATACAGTTGTGCCAACTTCTCTTCCAGTCTTCAATACTCGCGAGGAAACAAATGAGCAAAAGAATTTGATATAAAATGAAGAATTACTGAATGAATTGGCTTCCCTTCATTGAATTTTACTGCTGCAAAAGAGCAAGATGTGCGATTACTTCTGCAGGCAGCCTATAAGGAATTGCATCCATCATATCATTTGCATTAGGCAAACTCTAAAATTTGGATTCGTTAGATGCATCCCATATGCTAATATTCTTCACCATCCCCAAATACCTATATCAGTTTGTAGTTTTTTGTAACAATTCATCAAACACTTGAAGAGGTCCAACTAAATTGTACCATTTATAAACCATACCTGCATAATCAGAGAAGATCACATCAGGTTCAACAATGGGATTGGGATAACAGAATTTAATCACTTGACTATCTTTTTTCCATGCTGGAAAAGGAATACACAAAATGCAAAGCAGATAAAAGGCAAATGCATTCTCCAATGATCATCATAGATTGATCACATGTTGTCCAATGCCCATGGCCTAGAATCTCTATTGATTTTTATCCGAGCGACACATATGACAATTCAGCACATTGGCAATTGAATCCTAGTCGGTTCTGTCAGAAGTTTGCATAATTCCCTTGCAAGAAACATCCTGAATGTGGTTAAGATGGTAAATCCGTAAATGGCATCCAAGTTGAACAAGCATACAGGACAGCACATAGAATTTTTGGCAGGGGAAGTTTTTTATCCTTGATGAAAGCTTCAAGGAAATATTTACTTATAGCTTCTAGAGTATTTTAGAGAacaccaatttttttttatttttacgcAAAGAACATGAAGATTAGATGGCTTATCCTACGTTCTACATTGCTTATCAGGGCGagcatttaaaattaatctagGGAAGCGTGAACCTACTAATTCATGTTACAACACATACCTTTCCAGCCTACATAAGATAAAAAATTGAAGAATACTTGAAAGGCTAAAATGGAAATCCATTATCAAATACCTGCCAAGTCCTTGGCTATAGTTGTGCCCCCTCTGAGACCTCCCTTGATTCATGAATCTCAGCCAAGGGGTTCACTATCAACCCACCACCACCATGAAGCCGTAACCTGTAACTTTCCAAGTTACGTGTTCCCACATTGCCATTTTTATCAGCTCTATGGCGAATGGCTGCCAATGAAGGAGTGCCAGTGGAAGAGAACCTTGAGGTTGAATAGCGGCTTTCAGTTTTCCTCCAGAACTTTAAAAAATCAGCACCAGGTAGCATGCAACATGTGGTTCTTTGGGAGTTGGTCATCCTTCCACTTGATACAGCCAAGTCATGTGAGATCTCATCCAGTGCCAACTCTAAGCCATGAACACGGGTCTCAAGAGTGCACATTCCATTTTGCGAAGTCCCAATGAATCTCTAAATATAAGAAGCCAAGGATAGAAGATTGAGCAAAACCATATTCAAAATACACTAGAAAATTATAATTGAGTGCAATTCATGAGCAATGACTAAATTATTTGATGAacaatattttacaaaattggCTAAGAAATTTATTACTTTGTCACTTGCTGTACACATCCTGCACTGAATTTGCTAATAATATTTTGGTGAGAAagattattgaaaattaaagtTGTGCAAAGTATGTTCAAAATTAAATGTCTTAAAATGCAAATCAACATATCCTGATGCATATTGATAGACGAACAAATTCATAGCCAAATCAGTAATCAGTATATTCATCCATATGCATTTTTAAACAAGAAGTTATGTTAGAATAGGATTAACTGGAATTGGCTCGAGCAAAACCTACGGAATAACACGTAGCAGGAAAAGACAACGCATTTCTCTCGAGCATGAGATTTATTCTAATTCCATATTGAGAGAAGTCCACAATGAACAGTTATGATTATTGAGGATGACAACCATCTTGGGGATAGTTTTACAGAAGAATCCCTATCTTATTATTTCACGAGGTAGAATAAACAATGAGATAAGTGGTTCACTAAGCATCATTCTACTAAAAGAGGAATGAAAAAGAGAtgtaaaatagaaaaagaaaaaaaaaaacattttaaagcAATTCAAACAAACCTGTAGGAGGTCTAGTAGGCTAGATTGCTGCCTTTCAATCTGAACAAGCTGGTTGCGGATCAAAGATAAATCTTCACACTCTTTGTGGTTAGTATGGTGATTCTCAATATTATTACTGGCTACAACAGTTGACACTGGACTCTCCTCTTGGCAAGGAACCACACGAGATCCAGACTTGCAACCACCAAATTTGAGAATCTTGTCATCAGAATTCTTACTCAAAAGGGTCCGTTTTGTTCCTGGCTTTGTCATCTTTGCTTCAGCATCATCATTACCACTGATCCCAGTTGAAGAATTGCTGTTAGGAATAGCAACTCCAACTTTCCAGTCCAAAGGCCTATTGCAGTCCGCTTTTCTGAACAAGGATGGACCCGTTTTCTTTTCAGCAATCTTTAAAGAATCTCTCCTTCTAGCCGTAGTCACTGCTGAATGATCAGGTAGAGTCGTCCTGCTCGAACTGGTCTTTTTCCTCATCTGAGGGGCTTCAGAACCAGCAGCACAAGAACTTGTGGAACAAGGTGGGTAGCGTCCATCGCTTGCATCCCCTGTATCCATAAAACCAAAAGTTAGAAATTGTACTTGTGAAACCTAGAAAAATACCATAAAGCTTATGACTTTTCAGTAATTAGACATACAAGGATCATAGTAATCCCTAGTAGATGATTAAATCTTAAGTGTAAACGTGAGTCTAAAACATTATAAATGATCTATAACGGGGTGGACcattaaaaaatacaataattgtAAATAAACAATCCAAAAAAGTCAGAAATTCAGACAATAGCTTTCAATCAGCCGGAAATTTCCAATTCAAAAGCATCCTTTTACCATAACAAATCAAGCGGCATCCATTATCCAGAGATTATCGTATTAAACCCAAAAACAAAAAAGCAACACCAATTCCTTATACCTTTTGAAGAAACCTGAGATCGAGGAGGTGGCGATACATCCTCTGGAACATCTGGAACCTGCTTCCATGCTTCTATCATCTGATTCATCACTTCCCTTGCAGCCTTCACCTGCACAAGGCAATGATTCACATTAACGCTGCACAAGCACACCTAAAGTAGATCATGAGATAAACGAAAATTTAACCTTATCGAATTTCCGATTCTCAAAAACTTTCATGCACCCACTCTTGAACTCCGCCATGGCATCTCTCTCCACAACCGCCAACCTCCCGAGCGCCTCCGCTGCTGCCTTCCTCGTTGCCCAGTCCTCGCTGCTCAAAAACCCGACTAAAGACTTTACCAAACCGCCCATCCCCGCATATCCCCGTACTCCTCCCACACCAATTATACTTCCCATAACAACCAATGCGGCACTTTTAGCCTTATAACGGTCGCTTTTCAACAGCCTCTCCAGCTTTGGCAGGAGCGCCCTTCCCAACTTCCCCGGTTCTGGATCTGGCGCCGAATCGATCGCTGCGGCTAAACACAAAGCAGATCCAATTTGCGCATTCAATTCCTGTTCCGTGAAAAATAATTCACTCAATGGCTTCAAAAAGGAGGACGAAAACGGTTGTTTGTTAAATTTAGAAGCGAGCGAAGACACAGTGGCGACGCATTGCGAGCGGATGGAAGAGTCAGGGTCCCGGAGGCGACGCGCGATGTAGGAAAGGATTCTGGAGAGGAAAGGAGATAAAGAGTTGGGATGGAGAGCAGAGAGTATGGAGAGGAGATGAAGACACTGCTTGCGCACCAGAGGCTTGTCGGTGGAATCGGTGGAGAGTAAACATGAGATAAAAGTAGGAAGACTCGAATTATCCAGCGTTCCAGCAATGGACTCTAGCTCGGTGGCCGCAAGCTTGTAGGTGTCCCGGTCTGATAGTTTGGTGATCAAAGTTAGCACTTTCAGCTTGAAGCTTTGGGCCATAATCCTCCTTTTTGCGTAAGTGATGCGGTGAGTTTAACTGTGGCTGGACGGTGGCGCTCGCGGTGGCAGGTTTAGTGGCGACATTGCCGGTGATAATTTGGTTCGGTGGTGTCTGACTGTCAGTGCAGCATTTTAAAGGATGAAGATGAGTGTCGATTACATGAAACAAACGATGTCGTTTAAATGGGATTAGCACATCAGACGAGGACGTTCAAGGATAATTTTGATAAGAGtatgaaaaaggaaaatggaGGTTTCCGTAATTTTCCACTGCACTCAGAGGCCAAACAGGGGCTTACGAGGGAATAAACATAGCTGGAAGCTCCTAATCATGGACGTTAATCTAGTGCTTAACTAATTAAGAGCGGCGATTAGATGAGATGGAGTCCATCCATGCGAGGACGTGTGGGTTCCCTATTGGACCAACTAACAGTTGCAGCTTGACGAATTAATCTAAGCTAAAATATTTTGTAACCAGTGCAGCAAAAAAGTTCTCTTACTCGTAATTTGATGACTTTATGCACCGACAAACCAGAGGCTGAATGAAAAGCGGCAACGAAACTGGCGTTTTGTGGGCGTACGGTACACCCGAGTGGGAAAAATAAGATGGGGACAGGTCCACAGTGATCATGAAGATTGAAGGATGGGATTATGGGAGACAGTTATTGCTGGTAAAATTAGCGCCAAACTTAAGGAGGCGCGTGAGATTACCGTGCGTGGAATCAGGATGTTTGGTTATGCTTGTTCTGTAATCAAGTTTATTAAGGGGGGTGGTTGGACCCATGTTTGGTTAGTCAGTGGTTGAACGGTTCCTTTTGTTTgattattgttttctttttatttggaAGTAAGAATGTAGAatggattttaaaaaaattaacattttaaaatcaaattaaataatttgtattaaaataaaataaaaatattgaaaaataattcaaattctCCAATATCATTGATTTTTAGagaaaattaagtaaaaatatgatatataattaattatgataaatgaAAAAGAGTCGTTGTGAATCATAAATCAAGGACATATATCAATTGGGCCATCCTTTACGGTAATGAAAAGTAAACAAAGCTTCCTTGTAAAGATGTCCAAATAGGATATCATATCatcttcggccgccaaaagtatAATCTAGCAGCAACGGTGGAGGCCCCAATTTCCTACCTTGCATGCCCACAAAGCTTGAtggtaaattaaaattttcaattatttctgTAAATAGAATATTTGTAAACAGAAAAATAATCAAATGTAATTCAAAGTTAATCAAGGTTTATGTTGATTAATTAGTTGAAACCAACTTAATATAGATGCAGGTCTCAATCACAACCGACTTATTATGTATAATTTCACATCTATGCATATAGACTAGCTACgattaaagttttattaaaattattcctCAATAATCGGGATTACAAGCATCAGCCCATGTTCATTTTTCTTGTATTTATTGTGAGATATAACATGACTATATTGTGCAAAATAATTGTCCTAAGCGAAATACATGTTGCCGTGTGAATGCCTTTTGAAAGCATAATCCCCACACATATGTTTCTCTCCTTTTTGTTTTCGCTTCATGTTCACAACAATCTAGAGTAATTTATATTTCTTCATAAATGGTTAAAACGGTTAAATTtgtttctaaataaaaaatattaagttttatttCTCCTTTAAATTCACTCttagattattattttaaaaaaattaaataaagtcaccatttgttataattttagtttattttatttaaaaaattagtaattaatccatataatatgaaaaaattcactaattaatctattaatttttaaaaaatatattaaaattcatatatttaaaaaaaattactaattatattttacGTTAATTATTTcgttaattttttactatttaatctctataattttaaaaatttatttattgattcctaaaacttttaaaaaatttattaactagtCCATTTGTATTATgagcattttaaatttttttataatatttaacggttaaaattaattgataaactAATTAGTATATCTTTTAAAACATCAAaagcattttaatatattttttaaaattgatagattaactaattaatttaattatactataagaattaaataataaatttatctttattttatttagatttggttaactttttaacaataatttaaaaataaatttaaattaaaaaaattaataattttaattattattatataattcagGACAACTTTAATATCATTATCGAAATATTTTATATCTtgaaatgatatatttttttaataaaaaattattttttagtctaattgacaataataaaattaactaattagtttatatgcttttaaatatacactaaataattttttatgattttaaaattggTTTCTGCCGGTAAATTTTGACACTATTATTATTAGTCTACACAATAAAAGtgagagataaataaatagtagTAGTGTAACATCAATGGTAACTAATATTATGAGATACAGAAAATAGGATTTACTTATATCCCTCCCCTTTTATCATTTTTCCCTTTTGTCTACTACTGACGCCTAACAGCTTATTTACTGCAGTACCGCATGTCTCTATTGGACAGATCCATACGTACGAATGGTGTCAGACGTCTTTTTATGTCAGACAGCCATTTAATTTTTCCAGCGCATATACAGACAAGGCTGTGAGATGACTGAGCCTGTTGTCCTCCTTCATGTCACGTCATTGGTTTGAACTCAAGGTTGGGGCACCTAGGCTTGTGAGTAACCCGACTTGCTTTATGAGGCTATGTCTAGGTCAAAGGGGCTAGTCTAACCCAACAAGGAGAATTCTTGGATCTTGGGTTAGGACAATCTTTGTGAGTTTGACCTCTTTTTGAACGCTCGAAACCCGACGGTCATCTGTGATATTGCTAAAACTTAATAGGAAGGGTCTTTTAGTTTAGTTTTCATAACTATAAGAACTATTTAGTATATGTCTTGAAAATAGGGAGACTAATTAGTTaatggactaaatagtaattttttaattttttattatataaaaaatgaacATGAAGTAATAAACTATATAATAAACTGAGATAAATATGAAGTAACACTTCATAAACCCCACTTATCACAGtgatatattcttttttttttaattttttatcatgttaTGTATATAAAACTTTACAAATATAATAGGcggtttaaatttatataaaaaaatacccAATTTTGTAATcaagattaattaaaatattaaaatggattacataatttaattttaattataaatattgaaataataaaacttttaaattacttttcaaataacatttaaaatatttttaataaaataaagtattatCCAAAAATTCAATAACAAACTAACATCGATATTCATAACAATTTCGTTTTCTTTGTTCTCAATCCCTCTTTATCACTTCAGAATTTACTAGAAGAATAGTTAATTTAATATGTAAAACAATGTACATACTAAAACTCTCAAATAGATTAGgctaagaaaaaatatatacatttaGGCTCTCATTGTAGTATTCaggaaatttaattaataaaaaatattttttaattaaaaaaaatcattttaacttttatttttttaaaaaataaattttcattgattaaatctttatatataaatattattttttaaattaaaattaaacaataaaaaatattattattattgaaatttttcaatattaacAGATTCCAAAAAGGAAATATTGATTAATCtctaaaaattgattaaatcaattaatggtcactcaattataaaattataatttttccattgataaattatgattatgagttagaataaaatatttcatttattttaaattaatctcaATTTTAATCTGAGGGTAATtctaatttcatttatttttaattctatttaaattgAGAGAATcgaattattataatttgttattatttttacaaGTAAATCGGCGGGTCTAAGGCTCCTGGACCCAAGCCCAGAGATTAATACAAGTATTTCTAAAAGCAGATAAATTCTGAAACCCACATGTAAATGGGCCATAGTCatgatttttaagaaaaatcggttattttttattctatttcataattttcattcactttatttatttatatatattaaaaaatattttttattaattttttttaattataatttcattaattattaaaatatattttttaaaaaatttaaaaataaaataaaataaattaaaattataataatcgatTTATATATTAGTATATTGTAAAAACATGAGAacagttttaaaataattaaaaaaattataataattataattatagaatTATTTGAGTTTAATCTCTCATGGAGTGATCTGGCAAGTGGGTGAGCAAACCAGCCAAGATTAATCTTCTTTCACTTTAGTTTTTTTTACAGTGATATCTATAGCCCAATTCCGCTACGTTTTTCTCAATTTTCCGTGGAGTTAAATTCTCATGTGACTGGTATAGTTCCCGACCTCTGATTTTCATATAAAGGATACGCCGAGATTCAATGTAGATTCAATTTTCTATTCACTCGTGAGATTCGGGTGATCCGAGAGACCACCGCGGCTCCGTCCTTCATTGGTTGTCCGCGGATTCCATTATCTGAAAATATCCATTTTTCGAAAGAGACAGATAAAATATTCTGACACAGTGATCGAATTTGTAACCTTCATTAGCAGATTTATTTTCTATgatatctcataatttttattaatttaaatttgagtgttattaaaatatctattcTTATCGATTTATATAatcataatttataatttattataaaattttaaaaaaattctaagaGAAATAAgctgaataaaaatttaaatttttctaaaatgtaaCTTAAAATTGAGGAATAATTGTGCAAAAATTATCAtgataaatgaaatttaaatttaattaggtcataataaattataaagatgttaataatattcaaattgaatcgtataattttataatacaaattaaaatttagagatatTATTGAAACACCTATATGTATAGAAGGTATTTTTGATacgtataaattattttatataaaataaattaagccgtaatttctatttatttcatatgtttcaaaaaattacttttttttattatttaatggtAATATTTAAAAACAAATGGTGTTAATTAAATCCatatatagaaatgttatgatattttttgaagaaaaaatcTAATGGTATTGGAAAAAATgatttactatttttaaaattaaaaaacaaaattttaaaatttctcttaattgtgaaaaatatttttattaactaattttatttaatatcttaagtgcaaagacagAAACGGGACTAGGAGTAGCATTGGCCAAAATGAactaaaactttatttttcgTTGATTGGTACCCTCAGATTTTCTGTTAGCCTCTAATAATTTATACTTtatataatatgttttatttttaaaatttaaaattatttgtaagttattagataaatataaaatttaatctaaaattaatcATTCAAATATTctacttataaataaaattatttctatttttattatctcttttttttctctgtgtaaataaatttaaaatcagattaattaagtaattttagtttataaatCGGACTGAAATTTAAATAAGAGACCGATTATAATAGCCTTCTCATGAACCTAACTCAGAAATGAAATCCGTCgattcaaactaacaatttgatttaatttcaatgtcaattttttatttttaaaataaattattttataaaattctattCACT
This Manihot esculenta cultivar AM560-2 chromosome 6, M.esculenta_v8, whole genome shotgun sequence DNA region includes the following protein-coding sequences:
- the LOC110617797 gene encoding TORTIFOLIA1-like protein 3, with the protein product MAQSFKLKVLTLITKLSDRDTYKLAATELESIAGTLDNSSLPTFISCLLSTDSTDKPLVRKQCLHLLSILSALHPNSLSPFLSRILSYIARRLRDPDSSIRSQCVATVSSLASKFNKQPFSSSFLKPLSELFFTEQELNAQIGSALCLAAAIDSAPDPEPGKLGRALLPKLERLLKSDRYKAKSAALVVMGSIIGVGGVRGYAGMGGLVKSLVGFLSSEDWATRKAAAEALGRLAVVERDAMAEFKSGCMKVFENRKFDKVKAAREVMNQMIEAWKQVPDVPEDVSPPPRSQVSSKGDASDGRYPPCSTSSCAAGSEAPQMRKKTSSSRTTLPDHSAVTTARRRDSLKIAEKKTGPSLFRKADCNRPLDWKVGVAIPNSNSSTGISGNDDAEAKMTKPGTKRTLLSKNSDDKILKFGGCKSGSRVVPCQEESPVSTVVASNNIENHHTNHKECEDLSLIRNQLVQIERQQSSLLDLLQRFIGTSQNGMCTLETRVHGLELALDEISHDLAVSSGRMTNSQRTTCCMLPGADFLKFWRKTESRYSTSRFSSTGTPSLAAIRHRADKNGNVGTRNLESYRLRLHGGGGLIVNPLAEIHESREVSEGAQL